The stretch of DNA TTGGTTGGATGTTTACGTCAATGCTAAATAATGGAATAAAGAACGTAATTAAAggtgacacgtaagatttggtgacgtggaaaacccaatgtgggaacaaccgcgggagggacggtaccatTCCAAGTATTGCACTAGCTTATTAATGAGGGATCGAGTACAATAAAGACGAAATGtaaatctagctagcacaatgtATTTCGTGTGTATGTGGGATCTTGAATGCCCTTTCATGATTGctcctttggctatttatagggtaagaaccctagatatgcccTACTTTGTTTATGGAAATGAATATTACTTCCATAACCACTCTTTCCATATCCAGCCGTCTCCTtccattctccctgatctccctgacttctccctagaATCTCCCTGAAGGCTTTCCAAAACGAGGGACTCTTCCATCAATGGACTTCTTCACCTTTACACGCCTCCTGGCCCAACTCCTTAGGCCGATCCTACTTCGCATCTGGGCTCCTCTTGCTTATTCTTCCTCCACGGCCCAATTCTTCAACAGGAATTAAGTGGACTTGCTCTATTAGGCCAATATGCAGATTTTGGCCCAAACACGTAGTAATGGTGATGATAAAAGTGTAAAACCCCAAACTCATAAATATTAATCTTATAAAGAGATAAATTTGCTCAATACATAGATGATACCTCTGTTGCGACAGCTAGCTGACCCTTACGCCCACTTTTTTCACCTTGAAGTTTCATCTAAAATGAATATGAGAGTACAAGTCAGAAATGCCTTATTAAGAACAGAAGCTGGCCATCTTTTAAGTAACTGCTAAATGAAACAAGAAATGCATAAATAATCTGATATCTACTTCATAAATAACTCGAAATGCATACTTTCCCTGCAATTAATAGAAACAAACTTGATGAATAAACAAATGCAATGTACCTTGTAGTTACTTTTCTTCACACCAAAACCCAAAGGTATAGCAGTGGCTTCAATCTTTGAGATAATCTCTAAAGCAGGAGTTTTAGACGTGAATCTTGTTTCACGCTTTACTAGTCCCTGCTAAATCAATACCAGTTATATCACCAACATTGCATCCGTGCTTAACTCGAAATGTCATCTCCCTCTAACTAGTATAGCAACAGAAGCAGTTCAAGATAAGATACAAACAAAAATATGACAAGAAATAGAACATAACCATTTGTTTTTCAAAAAGGGTCCCAAGATTAAGGCCCTGAGAAGTGGCAATCAACTCAAATGCATTCATGGCAACCGGAGACGAAGGTGCCATAAGCTGCTCTTCCGGTCTTTCCACAACTAGGTTTCCGGGGTGCTGGATCATATATTCTTTTAGATGTTACTCATGTAGCATCCACTATCAGCCAGAAAATAATATACAATTTAAATGGACCACGAGGCTCACCACTGAATGGTCGAATACTGCATCAATATCATCAATATTAATATCAGATTCTTCAAAAATAGGTGGTTTGTAGCCTTTCTTAAACCACTCATTCTGAATTACTTCATCAATAGTAATCCTctgcagaaaaaaaaaaaaaaaggaaaacggcATTAGATTTCTTTTAGTTGACTAAGAAGGGAGAAAAAGTGAAGGAATCAATAGCGTAACATGAACCTACAGTTGAATGGTTAGGGTCTAAAATCCGTTGGATTAAGTTCTTCGCACTTGTAGAGAACCATGGCGGACATGCAAAATTTGCCTTGTATATCTGTATACAAGACATGACAAGCATAAGGCACATAGCACCCAAGAGGGAAAGAGAAAAAGATAATGGATGTCAAATAAACTGCTCTATTGCAATGCATTAACACTGGCCATAAAAGCACATGACAATCTACCTTTTTATACAATGACATGAGGTTTGCATCTTCAAATGGCAAATAGCCAGCCATAAGAACAAAAAGAATCACACCGCATGACCACAAATCGGCCTTTGCTCCGTCATAACCTTTGTTGTTGATGACCTAAATTCCCAACAAAGAACAATTTTAATTTTGCACAACTAATGTTAACTTTATGCTGTCATTAGGTTCTTATCTACGCTATGGGGAATATGGACTTTATGGAATAATATCGTTTTTAAGGGTGTATCGGTCGTCCCACGGATACTCTTCTGGTCCTTCTCCATGACTATAGCGGCTAACCTACGGGGTCTACAAATGGAAGCTGAAAGGAAGGAAAATTGCAAAACTCTTCGCACCTAGGACATGAGGCCCTTAATCATGGCCTGATGGCTGTAAAGGATGGACACTCGGTGTACTTAATAGGAAAATGTGGCCAATGTAGGGTCACACGTGTGAAGGTGGATGCTAGCTGGGTGGCGTATAATAGCACAAGAGTGGTGATCGACAGGGGGAAGCAGGAAAATGAGAGCTGAATCGGCCTTGCAAGTGGAAGCCTTGGGAATCTTGGAAGTTTTAAGGTGGGCGGGCTATAAGGGTGTGCTACATTTAGAGGTCTCGGCCGACTGTCTTCAATTGATTAATCAGATAATGGGGTTCGAGAAGGAAAATCATATCATCAAGGGCATAATGCAGGATTTAAAGAGACTTTGTGTTCGCTTTCACTGCGTAGGTTTCATCTTTATTCCTAGACATCTTAATATTATAGCACATGGCATGGCTCTTCAGGCCATGAAAATGTAATAACCTTCCTTTacagttgccaaaaaaaaaatgcTGTCATTTGGTGGCTATGTTACTCTAACTCGTCTGCAACTATCGGACACGACACGGTGTCGGAACATCAAATAGGGCTATTTTCATGGAAATTTTCAATTTgttggtctaaaatgaagtgaCTAAGTGTATTGTCGTATGCGACAAGATACGTATCGGGGTAACATAGTTACTTGATGGAAGTCCAAAGCGGACAACAAATTTCGGAATAAGGCTGTCATTTGGTGTGATTTCAGTTTTTTGTTTCTTGCTTCGTTGGCATTTATGTATAAAATGAGGTCAACATTTGTTAGAATTAGTACATGGTTGAAGGATGGATCACAAACATACCTCTGGGGCGACATAATTTGGTGTGCCACAAGTTGTGTGTAGTAATCCATCTTCCTGAAATTTCAAGCAACAGTCACAGATTCAATTCATTATACCTCTGGGGCGACATTAACATAATCTGTTACCAGGAATAATATGACAGATTAAAAGCAAACAACATTATTTCTGCCACCAAAGATTGATCGACAAAGTTAGACAACACACTTACCCGGACTTGCTGTGCTAGAGCACTTAACCCAAAATCTGATACTTTAAGAACGCCCTTAGCGTCAAGCAACAAGTTCTCCGGCTGTTTAAAAGAGGCATCGAGAAATGTAGAAACCCAAGTGACAACATGAAACTGACTAATTCATACAGAGGGTAGAAAGGTAATGATGATTCAAATAAAAGAGTAAGACTTTTCTGACCTTGAGGTCTCTGTGGAATACACCTCTGCTGTGACAGTAATCAACGGCATTTATAAGCTGTTGGAAGTACTTTCTCGCTTCATCCTCCTTCAATCTTCCCTTACTTGCCTACAGAACAATGGTTACTATAGAGTAAACACATATAAATTGCATGTGGACAGAGAAACGAAACATCCCGATATAACTTATAAGGATGGCAAGTTAGTTACGAGTAGTTTGTTGGAAAACAGGACTACTTGAGGCCGGATTAACAATCTTACAATTTTATCAAATAGTTCTCCACCGTTGACAAACTCCAAAACAATGTATATCTTTGTCCTGCTGGCCATCACCTACAATTACCACTAAAACAAAATTTGATCATGAAACTAAAAAAAAATGTAAGAAGGAAAATTATTACAATCCTTATTCAACTATTGAAAACTATTCAGAAGAGGTAATAGTTGCAATCCTTATTCACAtggcacttttttttttcaaaaaggcTAAAACGTAGCCTTATACAAATGAATGTGAACATCAAAATACATACACTAACCTCATACAACCGAATTACATTTGGGTGTCGTATCAATTTCATGGTTGATATTTCCCGCTTAATCTGCAGAATGGAGCACATAAGGTAGGCATTATTAGCAACAATCGATCATCTGTTTGGCCTAGTTTATGTGAAATAGCTTTTACTTTCTAGAATGAGTTTTTTCATAAACTACTATTTTGAAAAAGTTGTGGTTGTTTGGCCTAAATTTTATAAAAGTAGTTTCTTAACAAATTGATGTGTTTGGCCTACTACtgctttttagtttttttttagttttttttccaTAATCATAAGAGTTTTTGGGAGAAGTATAAGCAGAAGCATCAATTTGGTGCTTCTGTTTCTAGTAGCTTTATATTACCTTCTGACTTTTCAAAAGTAGTTTTttatctccctaaattatagtgtttGACCCATCTTCTACTTTTACAATTAGAAAAGCACTTAGAAAGCTTggccaaacaccccctaagtTGTAAAAAAGTTCCTAACATTGAGATTATTTTGCGGGGAGGTATCTAATGTTATTACTTTGTCTAAAAATACCTAAAGTTTATGTCTTTATTAacaagtactccctcctatttcggATAATCTTACCTATTCAGGAGTGGCACAAAATTTGAGGGTTTGATTAAAATAAGCATAAAGTGGTAAGGTgagttaaggtgattagagagagAGGAAATGTATtgtgggtattgttgtgggggtgACATGACTAAATAAACATAAAATTTTACcaaaaaaaggaaataaggaaGGTATTCTGAATAGATGAAAAAAGAAATAAGGAACTTATTtagaatgggagggagtatcaaTTAATGTTTTACATCAAAAAAAGGTTGGCTTTAGTGTTTAACTTGATCGAAAAATATGATTTATTTCACTATCTCCTTAATCTCTTTCTTAAAAACTAattaattacataatttaaatCATTTTCCTACCCTCCACCTATGATATCGTATGTATTAACTTCTATCATGAGATTCAAATTATGATTAAGCAATTTTAAATAAAGGGATTAAAGAGGGAGTATAATAAATTACGTTTTTCCAACAAGTCAAGCGTCAAAGTTAACTTGTTTTGACAAACAATGTTAATTGGTACTTCATTCATTCAACCCCAAATACAACATTTTTTTGACATTATTCATAAATGAAGAAAATCTTTACCATTCCTTGTGATCTATAAAAAAAATATGATCACGTGGGATTATTTTTTATTCACCTTTAATTAAAGTACAATAAGAATAtggaatttttatattttttcacGATGTAAaattaaagatatttacgttatAAATCATGCATTGACAAACGTGTTAAAAGAAAATGTTGTGTTTTGAGTTGAACAAAGGGAATATTTTTTAACAAATGACATATTTGTTATGATGGAAAATGTTATTGATTGGTACTTGTTAACAAGTGG from Silene latifolia isolate original U9 population chromosome 10, ASM4854445v1, whole genome shotgun sequence encodes:
- the LOC141609022 gene encoding CBL-interacting protein kinase 23-like → MREGEMGSKGGSSGGSSRGRTRVGRYELGRTIGEGTFAKVKFATNLDTSHNVAVKILDKDNVLKHKMIAQIKREISTMKLIRHPNVIRLYEVMASRTKIYIVLEFVNGGELFDKIASKGRLKEDEARKYFQQLINAVDYCHSRGVFHRDLKPENLLLDAKGVLKVSDFGLSALAQQVREDGLLHTTCGTPNYVAPEVINNKGYDGAKADLWSCGVILFVLMAGYLPFEDANLMSLYKKIYKANFACPPWFSTSAKNLIQRILDPNHSTRITIDEVIQNEWFKKGYKPPIFEESDINIDDIDAVFDHSVHPGNLVVERPEEQLMAPSSPVAMNAFELIATSQGLNLGTLFEKQMGLVKRETRFTSKTPALEIISKIEATAIPLGFGVKKSNYKMKLQGEKSGRKGQLAVATEIFEVAPSLYMVEVRKTKGDTLEFHKFYKNLSTALKDIIWKTGEEIKEEEVVRS